The DNA sequence GCCTTTTAAAGTCATATACTTTAACTTTTTGCTTTTTGCCTGTAGGACTAGATATAACATTAGAAAGGGATTCGTCTAACGATAAGCTTTCAGATGAATTAATAGACTCTAAAAGACTATCTATATCGTCTTGAGATAAAGCTCCTGGATTGTTTGCCATTTAAAATTCCTTTAAATTTATTACATATCAAAAATGTCAATTTGGGTTAATGCTATTTCTTTTATTTCTCCGTTTCTAAGCACACTATTAATTCTTGCCTTAATTTCTGCTTTTATTTGACTTTCATTTTTTATTTCTTGACCAGTCCTTTGGCTAAAATATTCCCTAATAATATCTTTTAAACGCACTTTTTGCCTTCCAAGCTCATTAAGAATATTAACATTATTCTCGGCATACCCCAAAGCAAGCTTTACAACAAAAGTTTTTGGAGGAACATCCAAAGTATTGCCTCTAATCTCATCTATACTTTCATACCATATAAGCATAGGCGGCTTTCCTAAGTATTCATTCGAAAAAACTGGAAAATCACTAGGAGCTCCACTTTGGCTTACCACCATTTTAGATACAAAATAAGAAACAATTATCATTATCGCAACAGTAAATATCCCTATCGCAAGTATCTGTAAAATTTTTATTATAATATCGGGTAATAAACCACCTTTTCTACTAACATTGGAATCTCCTATATCTAAATTTTCATCGTCCCTATTAGGCATAATAAAATTCCTCCTATTAATTTTTCTTCTTTACAGTTAAAAAGAATAATTATTGAATAATCTCCTTAGGAAAACTTAAAGATGCGTCCGTAGTAATTAATATATCAATTCTCCTATTGTAAGCCCTACCTTCAGGAGTATCATCTGTTGCAATAGGCCTGCTTCCACCAAAACCAGATACTTCAAACTTACTCTCAACGCTCTTAACATTAGATTGATCTAAATAATTTAAAATATGCTCTAGCATATTAACAGATCTTGCAACCGAAAGTTCCCAATTATTTTTCCAAGGCCCATTTATATCAGTATCAATATTGTCTGTATGCCCTTCTATTTTAAAATTATAACCTCTAGAATTCAAAACTCCGATAAAAGACGCTATTTTTTGAATAGAGTCTCTATTGTCTTCAAGCTTAACATCTGCACTAGCAGAATCAAAAAACGCATCTGCTGCAAGAGATATGACAATTCCCCTCTCTTCTTGTCTTACTATAATATTTTTAGATTGAATTTTTTCAATAAATTCAATCATAGATTTATTTTTAGCAGTCTGAGATGCTTGCTTATTTCGTACAGTAGAAGGCAATGACATAAAACTATTACTCAAATAAGACAATTTATTAAAATCTAAAGTTTTACCACCTTTAAAAAATCCCGCACCCGTGAAAGAAGCAGACATTATCCTTATTACATTTTCTTGAAAAATAATATCATTTAATGAAAACATAGTAACAAAAAATACAAGCAGTAAAGTAACCATGTCTCCATAAGTCAACATATAATCTGGAGATCCTTCATCGCATTTTAAAGGTTTTTTAGTCCGCAAAGCCATCATTCACCTCCAATACTACTACTAAGATGACTTCGATCTTTTGGGGTTAAAAATGTTACCAATTTTTGTTCTAAAATTCTAGGATTATCTCCAGACTGGATTGATAAAACACCCTCAATTATCATTGTCTTTACCGCAGCTTCTTCAGAATCAATTTTCTCTAGCTTCAGTTGAACTGGAGTAAACATTAAATTTGCCATTATAGTCCCATAAAGGGTTGTGATAAGAGCAACAGCCATAGAAGAACCAAGTGCAGATTTGTCCTCTAAATTACCAAGAAGAGCTACAAGCCCAATAAGAGTACCCGTCATTCCAAAAGCTGGGGCAAGCTTTGCCCAAGTCTTAAAAAGATCTGAACCGACTTTATGCCTTTCTTGCATCTGATCAAGCTCTAAATAAAGCATAGTCCTAATTACTTCAGGATCTGCTCCATCAACAACAAGCCTCATTCCTGACTTAAAAAATGGATCATTAATTTGCTCAAGCTCATCATCAAGGGATAAAAGGCCTTCCTTTCTAGCCTTTTCTGAAAGCTCTACCAATATTTTTATAATAGAAATCTTAGCATGATAATTCCTTCTAAAGAAAAATCCCAAATATGTTGGAATTTTTTTTACAGCAATAACTTCTGAAGAAGCCATAAGAGCAGAAAAAGATCCAACAACAGTAATAAAAATAGAACTCAAATCCCAAAAAACACCAAGTCCTGTAGGAGTAAATGCCATAGAAATTAAAATAGCTCCAAATCCAACTCCCCATCCAATTATACTAGCTAAATTCATAATTCAACTCTCCCATTTCCTTCTCCTACAATTTTTTCAAAAGAAGCAACTTCTCTCCGATATAACTTAATCCTATTGACCACCTCTTCAACTTTTTCCTTTACAATTAACTTCTTCCCATTCATAAGAAGAATTGTAGTATCAGGATTGGCTTCAATACTTTCAATATGATAAGGATTTAAATAATATCCATAACCATTAAGCTTAGTTACAAAAATCATATATTAAAAAACAATCTCAAGTTAATTCTTCAATCTTACAAGTTCTTGCAATAATTGATCAGAAGTAGTAATAGTTTTAGCATTTGCCTGAAATCCTCTTTGAGTCACTATCATGTCTGTAAACTGCTCTGCAAGATCAACATTAGCCATTTCTAAAACACCCGATCTAATAGAACCAAGTCCAGCAAGCCCAGTCTCACCTATTCTAACTTGACCTGAATTGCTTGTTTCCACAAAATTAGTATCACCTGATTTTGCAAGACCTCCAGGATTCATAAAAGAAGCAAGAGCAATTTTGCCAAGATCTCGTCTTATACCGTTTGAATAAATCCCAACTATAACACCATTTTGATCAATCTCATAATTTTCCATATATCCCATACCATATCCATCTTGAACAATAGCCTTTGTACTACTAGAATCAGCAAACTGAGTGATTGAATCAGTATAACTTCCAACTGTTCCCAAATTCAAATTTACAGTTTGCTGCTCACCAGCCTCACCTATATTTGAACCTACAACATTAAATGTTACAGGAAATTGAAGAACATCTCCTTTTTGGCTTGGTTGTCCATTCAAAGAAGCTAATGCACCTTCATTATCAAACCCTAGTGTAAAATTTGAATTTTGCTCGCCATTTATCAGTACTGATGCATTCCATAAATTAGGGGTATTTAAATCTTTTACAACCCTAAGCTCAAGAACGCTAACATTCCCAAAACTATCATACAATGACTTATTGACCACCCAAGTTCCACGTGCAATATCTGCTGAGCCTGCACCTTCTTGGACTAAGGGCAATCTCTTGTCAAGATTACAAGCAAAAGTAACATTCCTAGTAGACTTTGCTCCCTCTTTGTCTCCAATAGGAATAAGAAGATCTTCAACATCAGCAGCTGTATTGATAACCTTTTCTCCTTCTAAATCCCTTGCCATCCAGCCTTGAATTCGCATTCCATTTGCAGGATTTACAAGATGTCGATCAGAGTCCACATCAAAAGCGCCAGCTCTTGTATAAAACAAATTTTTACCTTCTTTTAAAATAAAAAATCCATTGCCACTAACTCCAAGATCAGATGCTTTTTGGGTACTTTGAAAAGCTCCTTGAGTATGAATAGTATCAATTGCAGCAACATTCATGCCTAATCCAACCTGTTTAGGATTAGTCCCACCACGATCATCAGTAGGACGAGAAGCTCCAGAAATAGACTGTGATATCATATCTTGAAAATTTACTCTCCCCTTTTTAAACCCAATTGTATTTACATTAGCAATGTTGTTACCAACAACATCCATTCTTGTTTGATGATTCTGAAGCCCAGAAACACCAGAATACAAAGACCTCATCATATAATTACTCCTCCAAGCCTACCGATAATATGTTTTTATATACATAATAATTACCATTAACCATTATTTGGGGTATTGCACCTGTCTTAATACTTGTGACACGGCCTTCAACAATTTCCCCATCACCATGCTTAAATTTAATTACTTTACCTAATAAATCTAAATCTTTTCTTATTCCCAAAGAAGATGAAAGTTTCTCAAACGATTTACTCATATTTGTCATTTGCTCAAGAGTAGAAAATTGCGCCATTTGAGCAATAAATTCTTTATCCTTCATTGGATTTGTAGGATCTTGATACCTAAGTTGAGTAATGAGTAACTTTAAAAAATCATCTCTGCCTAGATTAACCTTATTAGAAACATTGTCGGTCTTAAAATCAAATTCCCTTCTAATCTTGCTATTGATAGCCAAATTAGAAACATTCTCAATATTATTTATTTTACTCATTTAACTCTCCTTTAGACAATTAAATCGACATTTTTATCTAAATCCTGAGAAAATTCAATTTCTTCTTCAATTTGAAAAACTTTATTATACCCAAAATAAAAATTTTGATCCTTAGAATCATCCTTAAAACTTTTAGAAAAAGAATTAAAATTTTCACCAGCAAGAAAAAGATTTAAGCTAGCATTAAAACCACTTTCACCAAGCATTTTATTTAATGAATGCATATTTTGGTCAAAAAGTATTTTAACATTTTGATTATCTACCACTATTTTTCCCAACAAATTATTATTAGAATCAAGGTTTAAGTTAATTCGTATACTGCCAAGCTCTCTAGGCTTTAAAACCAACTTAATTTCTCCTGTATTATTCGATTTTAACACAACTTTAGCTTTATCCACAATATTTTTATTAATCTTAAGATTCCACTCTGGCTTTAAGCTACTCACAAAATCAAAACTATCAACCTCTTTAGAGGTTTTTATATTATAATCAGTAAATTCTTCAACAAAACCTTTTAAAGAATCTTCTGATATTTCTTTAACTTTATACCTACCAACAAAATTTTGACCATCAATTGCTTTTAAACTAAACTTTGAAGAAACAAAATCATTATGATCACTATTGCTGCTCTTTCTAAAATCTTGGACATCAATGTTAATAACATTTTTTTCTTCCTTTTTATCATTCAAACTCATCTGATTATAATCATCAATTAAGACAGCCAAAAAATCGTACCCAAAAAAAGAGCTCAAATCATTGAAAGACAAACAAAGGCTTTCAATTTTTTCAAAAAATTTTTCTTTATTTAGAGAATCAAAATTAAAAGATAAATTTTCTCTAATATTATTAAAACCTTCAAAATCTAAAAAAACATTCATTCTGTTGATCAAGGACTTCAAATCAGAAACAAAAGCCTTATTGTCAAGTTTTTTTAAAAAAAAGGACTTATTTAAAGGAGATTTTTTAAAATCTTTAGAGATAAGTCCATTATCTTTTAAGAAATTTAAAAAATCAAATACCATAAATTTTGCTTTAGCCAATTTTTTAGATTCAAAAGACATAATATTAAAAAAAGAACCCATATTCTCTTTAGATTCCGCTTTAGAAACATTCAAATTTAATCTCTTAATTGTATTTAAAAGATTAAATTTATTGTCATAAGCTTTATTTAAATTTAATAAATTACTCATACAAACGTTACTCCAATGAACTAACAGACATTTTTCTAATCAATACAGCAGCTTTTTTAGAATCCATAAGAGACAACCAATAGGGAACAATTGATGCACGACCTTCTTTTTTTGAAAATTCTTCAATTTTTCGCATATAAGATATTGCAAGCTCAGGATTTAAATCTTCAAGCCGCTTAACAGCATCCTCTGGTGGCATATTCATTAAATATACAGCTGTTTGTAAAATATTTGCTTCCTCGTCATTATATTTATTTATAATATCATCTATTACTTTTTGTTTTAAATCTAAATCTTTCTGCTTTTGCTTAAGCTCAAATTCAAGCTTATTTAAACTGTCTTCTTTTAATTTTAGATCTTCCTTAAGCTTTTCAATCTGCTGACTCTTAATATCAATAGCTTCTCTTTCCTTAACAAGCCTAGCCTCATCAAGAATTATATTAGAATTATGATTAAATCCCAAAGAAGTCTCTCCTAAAAATTTAGTTCTTACAAACTCAGGAAAATACCTTCTAGTATTATACATTCCAAGGAAATCAATAAAGAATAATATAAAGAAAAATAAAATAACAATTAAAGATAACAAGAAAAATGCTCTAAAAAAGAACGACAAAAAATTATTC is a window from the Borreliella chilensis genome containing:
- the fliL gene encoding flagellar basal body-associated protein FliL (interacts with the cytoplasmic MS ring of the basal body and may act to stabilize the MotAB complexes which surround the MS ring); the protein is MPNRDDENLDIGDSNVSRKGGLLPDIIIKILQILAIGIFTVAIMIIVSYFVSKMVVSQSGAPSDFPVFSNEYLGKPPMLIWYESIDEIRGNTLDVPPKTFVVKLALGYAENNVNILNELGRQKVRLKDIIREYFSQRTGQEIKNESQIKAEIKARINSVLRNGEIKEIALTQIDIFDM
- a CDS encoding flagellar motor protein MotB; translation: MALRTKKPLKCDEGSPDYMLTYGDMVTLLLVFFVTMFSLNDIIFQENVIRIMSASFTGAGFFKGGKTLDFNKLSYLSNSFMSLPSTVRNKQASQTAKNKSMIEFIEKIQSKNIIVRQEERGIVISLAADAFFDSASADVKLEDNRDSIQKIASFIGVLNSRGYNFKIEGHTDNIDTDINGPWKNNWELSVARSVNMLEHILNYLDQSNVKSVESKFEVSGFGGSRPIATDDTPEGRAYNRRIDILITTDASLSFPKEIIQ
- a CDS encoding Motility protein A, whose product is MNLASIIGWGVGFGAILISMAFTPTGLGVFWDLSSIFITVVGSFSALMASSEVIAVKKIPTYLGFFFRRNYHAKISIIKILVELSEKARKEGLLSLDDELEQINDPFFKSGMRLVVDGADPEVIRTMLYLELDQMQERHKVGSDLFKTWAKLAPAFGMTGTLIGLVALLGNLEDKSALGSSMAVALITTLYGTIMANLMFTPVQLKLEKIDSEEAAVKTMIIEGVLSIQSGDNPRILEQKLVTFLTPKDRSHLSSSIGGE
- a CDS encoding flagellar protein FlbD — its product is MIFVTKLNGYGYYLNPYHIESIEANPDTTILLMNGKKLIVKEKVEEVVNRIKLYRREVASFEKIVGEGNGRVEL
- a CDS encoding flagellar hook protein FlgE, which encodes MMRSLYSGVSGLQNHQTRMDVVGNNIANVNTIGFKKGRVNFQDMISQSISGASRPTDDRGGTNPKQVGLGMNVAAIDTIHTQGAFQSTQKASDLGVSGNGFFILKEGKNLFYTRAGAFDVDSDRHLVNPANGMRIQGWMARDLEGEKVINTAADVEDLLIPIGDKEGAKSTRNVTFACNLDKRLPLVQEGAGSADIARGTWVVNKSLYDSFGNVSVLELRVVKDLNTPNLWNASVLINGEQNSNFTLGFDNEGALASLNGQPSQKGDVLQFPVTFNVVGSNIGEAGEQQTVNLNLGTVGSYTDSITQFADSSSTKAIVQDGYGMGYMENYEIDQNGVIVGIYSNGIRRDLGKIALASFMNPGGLAKSGDTNFVETSNSGQVRIGETGLAGLGSIRSGVLEMANVDLAEQFTDMIVTQRGFQANAKTITTSDQLLQELVRLKN
- a CDS encoding flagellar basal body rod modification protein FlgD, with amino-acid sequence MSKINNIENVSNLAINSKIRREFDFKTDNVSNKVNLGRDDFLKLLITQLRYQDPTNPMKDKEFIAQMAQFSTLEQMTNMSKSFEKLSSSLGIRKDLDLLGKVIKFKHGDGEIVEGRVTSIKTGAIPQIMVNGNYYVYKNILSVGLEE
- a CDS encoding flagellar protein, with the protein product MSNLLNLNKAYDNKFNLLNTIKRLNLNVSKAESKENMGSFFNIMSFESKKLAKAKFMVFDFLNFLKDNGLISKDFKKSPLNKSFFLKKLDNKAFVSDLKSLINRMNVFLDFEGFNNIRENLSFNFDSLNKEKFFEKIESLCLSFNDLSSFFGYDFLAVLIDDYNQMSLNDKKEEKNVINIDVQDFRKSSNSDHNDFVSSKFSLKAIDGQNFVGRYKVKEISEDSLKGFVEEFTDYNIKTSKEVDSFDFVSSLKPEWNLKINKNIVDKAKVVLKSNNTGEIKLVLKPRELGSIRINLNLDSNNNLLGKIVVDNQNVKILFDQNMHSLNKMLGESGFNASLNLFLAGENFNSFSKSFKDDSKDQNFYFGYNKVFQIEEEIEFSQDLDKNVDLIV
- a CDS encoding flagellar protein, with amino-acid sequence MNNFLSFFFRAFFLLSLIVILFFFILFFIDFLGMYNTRRYFPEFVRTKFLGETSLGFNHNSNIILDEARLVKEREAIDIKSQQIEKLKEDLKLKEDSLNKLEFELKQKQKDLDLKQKVIDDIINKYNDEEANILQTAVYLMNMPPEDAVKRLEDLNPELAISYMRKIEEFSKKEGRASIVPYWLSLMDSKKAAVLIRKMSVSSLE